A genomic region of Papaver somniferum cultivar HN1 chromosome 7, ASM357369v1, whole genome shotgun sequence contains the following coding sequences:
- the LOC113294868 gene encoding uncharacterized protein LOC113294868 — protein MVDKGWMKCARNSVQYIEGVRSFIEFVRKNGGGRTMFSCPCNSCKNGKGPKSLSEIDYHLLKNGVAVDNVGVDNLGNSADNVEDFAENNVEGFAENVNLACSVDENDHVSLVKCPACQEPRYENVVNDERKLTQVARKTLRHFPLMKRLQRFYNIPGIEEEMYWHSRAQSDGNVMRHPVDSAAWRCADNFSPEFYKEPKNVTLGISTDGFNLNGCFGPSHSCWPVIIWTLAGCVTHGYYSFPTCVEETVSEHLPFTKKICYMGHRRWLPAKHKSQDDKTNFPGEVEHGSAPWPLTWFQVQEIVANIRTKVGKGKQPSVASRQKHKRILEGETDADVETEVHDHSLFSRRSILYDLPNWSSNLVRHNTNVMHTEKNITEHLVNKIMDGNKSKDGPNARRDMEAMGFKKKLRLKVDDVSGKTTIEDAPFAMTKMKKLAFCTTLKNLKVPSVFCPNLRNNISVDPPELKNFKSHDYHVLMQHFFPLLVINREQLLKAKDSLVEAIRVLEKYFPPYFFVISIHLMVHLADEALICGPVRFRWMYPFEKLMKGYKVAAGLFFDCKKYDLYVNNDNFNSQKNISSKNGPKRFLLWLRDEMIEAKETKSILWRLVQGPLFKAQSYNKYQSNGFAFSSHDYEEGFVTQNNGVSMKAITRHRAKSTNRNLVEAEITYYGVIKQIIKLDYMEFEEVVFYCDWVRDEDKSNGCKFYPISNSIKVNLSKLKSTKRVMDEPFIRASEATQVTMCCVSTTNITQNQRELEKSGRNQPEREKKD, from the exons ATGGTTGATAAGGGCTGGATGAAATGTGCGCGTAATTCTGTTCAATATATAGAAGGTGTAAGATCATTCATAGAGTTTGTTCGTAAAAATGGTGGTGGCAGAACGATGTTCTCCTGTCCTTGTAATAGTTGTAAGAATGGTAAAGGACCTAAGTCTCTAAGTGAAATTGATTATCATTTGCTCAAGAATG GAGTTGCAGTTGACAACGTAGGAGTTGACAATCTAGGAAATTCAGCTGACAATGTAGAAGATTTTGCTGAGAACAATGTAGAAGGTTTTGCTGAGAACGTTAATCTTGCTTGTAGTGTAGATGAGAAT GATCATGTATCATTGGTTAAGTGTCCTGCGTGTCAAGAACCTAGGTATGAGAATGTCGTTAATGATGAGAGGAAGCTTACGCAAGTTGCTCGCAAGACGTTAAGACATTTTCCACTGATGAAAAGGCTGCAAAGGTTCTATAATATACCAGGGATAGAAGAGGAAATGTATTGGCATTCCAGAGCACAGTCAGATGGAAATGTTATGCGTCATCCAGTCGATTCTGCAGCCTGGCGATGTGCGGATAATTTTTCACCGGAGTTTTACAAGGAACCGAAGAATGTAACATTAGGGATATCAACTGATGGCTTCAACCTGAATGGGTGTTTCGGTCCTAGTCACAGTTGTTGGCCTGTAATTATCT GGACTTTAGCTGGATGTGTCACCCATGGTTACTATTCTTTCCCAACTTGTGTAGAAGAAACAGTTTCTGAACATCTTCCGTTCACTAAGAAGATTTGTTATATGGGACACCGAAGATGGCTGCCAGCAAAGCATAAGAGTCAAGATGATAAAACCAATTTCCCAGGAGAGGTAGAGCACGGTTCAGCACCATGGCCACTGACATGGTTTCAGGTTCAAGAGATTGTAGCTAATATAAGAACCAAGGTTGGTAAGGGAAAACAACCGTCGGTAGCAAGTCGACAGAAACATAAAAGAATACTTGAAGGCGAAACTGATGCTGATGTAGAAACTGAGGTTCATGACCACTCCTTATTTTCTCGAAGATCTATCCTTTATGATCTGCCGAATTGGAGTTCAAATCTGGTGCGACATAATACAAATGTTATGCATACAGAGAAAAACATAACTGAGCATCTTGTTAACAAGATCATGGATGGAAACAAGTCAAAGGATGGTCCTAACGCACGTAGAGATATGGAAGCAATGGGGTTTAAAAAGAAGTTAAGGTTGAAAGTGGATGATGTGTCTGGTAAAACAACAATTGAAGATGCTCCTTTTGCAATGACGAAAATGAAGAAACTTGCATTTTGTACTACATTGAAGAACTTAAAGGTGCCATCTGTTTTTTGCCCCAATCTTCGCAATAACATCAGTGTTGATCCTCCTGAGCTAAAAAACTTCAAGTCTCATGATTATCATGTCCTTATGCAACATTTTTTTCCGCTACTG GTTATCAACAGAGAACAACTTTTAAAAGCAAAAGATAGTCTAGTGGAAGCAATCCGTGTATTGGAAAAATATTTTCCTCCTTACTTCTTTGTTATAAGTATCCACTTGATGGTGCATTTAGCTGACGAAGCTTTGATCTGCGGTCCTGTCAGATTTAGATGGATGTATCCCTTTGAAAA GTTGATGAAAGGTTACAAAG TTGCCGCTGGATTGTTCTTTGATTGTAAGAAGTATGATTTATATGTGAACAACGACAACTTTAATAGTCAGAAAAATATCTCTTCCAAGAATGGGCCAAAAAGATTTCTCTTATGGTTACGCGATGAG ATGATAGAAGCCAAAGAGACAAAATCAATACTTTGGCGACTAGTGCAAGGACCCCTCTTCAAGGCGCAGTCGTATAACAAATACCAATCCAATGGCTTTGCTTTCAGCTCTCATGATTACGAGGAGGGTTTCGTAACACAAAATAATGGTGTGTCTATGAAAGCCATTACAAGACATAGAGCAAAGTCCACGAACAGAAATTTGGTGGAAGCAGAAATTACCTATTATGGTGTCATTAAACAGATTATAAAGTTGGACTATATGGAATTCGAGGAAGTTGTTTTTTACTGTGATTGGGTCAGAGATGAAGATAAGAGTAATGGTTGCAAATTTTATCCAATCTCAAACTCAATAAAGGTCAACTTGTCTAAGCTGAAAAGCACTAAGAGAGTGATGGATGAGCCGTTTATTCGTGCATCTGAAGCGACTCAA GTTACTATGTGTTGTGTTTCTACAACAAATATCACACAGAATCAGAGGGAATTAGAGAAATCCGGTCGAAACCAGCCTGAGAGAGAGAAGAAGGACTAA